In a genomic window of Cynocephalus volans isolate mCynVol1 chromosome 1, mCynVol1.pri, whole genome shotgun sequence:
- the SCHIP1 gene encoding schwannomin-interacting protein 1 isoform X3: MRESLSDRSWHLEASLMMAQEFIPAVARVGSQAFPLGELQSGMNLQICFVNDSGSDKDSDADDSKTETSLDTPLSPMSKQSSSYSDRDTTEEESESLDDMDFLTRQKKLQAEAKMALAMAKPMAKMQVEVEKQNRKKSPVADLLPHMPHISECLMKRSLKPTDLRDMTIGQLQVIVNDLHSQIESLNEELVQLLLIRDELHTEQDAMLVDIEDLTRHAESQQKHMAEKMPAK; this comes from the exons atgagagagagtcTATCAGACAGAAGTTGGCACTTGGAAGCTTCTTTGATGATGGCCCAGGAATTTATACCAGCTGTAGCAAGAGTGGGAAGCCAAGCCTTTCCTCTCGGTGA ACTACAGAGTGGGATGAACCTGCAGATATGCTTTGTCAACGACAGTGGCAGTGATAAGGACAGTGATGCTGATGACAGCAAGACTGAAACCAGCTTGGACACCCCCTTGTCTCCCATG AGCAAACAGAGTTCTTCCTACTCCGACAGAGACACTACTGAAGAGGAATCCGAGTCCTTGGATGACATGGACTTCCTCACAAGGCAAAAGAAATTGCAGGCTGAAGCCAAAATGGCCCTTGCCATGGCCAAACCAATGGCTAAAATGCAAGTAGAAGTGGaaaaacagaacaggaaaaaGTCTCCCGTCGCTGATCTT CTGCCACACATGCCTCATATAAGTGAATGCTTGATGAAAAGAAGTTTAAAACCCACTGACCTGAGAGACATGACTATTGGGCAGCTACAAGTGATAGTCAATGATCTCCATTCCCAGATAGAAA GCTTGAATGAAGAGCTGGTCCAGCTGCTCCTCATCCGAGATGAgctgcacacagagcaggatgccaTGCTGGTGGACATCGAAGACTTGACCAG